GATTTAAATATTTTCGACGAGCATAATCCACTAGGTTCTAACCTGAAAAAATTTGAAGACAATAGTTGAAGGGGTATCATAAATCAAAATttctatataaaaaataatagtaaaaacATGGACTAACCCTGTAGGAGCAAGAGTAACAAGTGTCTGCTGCCCGCGACTACTGGTGCACTCACCTTCGCCAATTGTGTTGCTTTGAGTAGATATGCCCTCACCTATTGAGTTACTATGATCAAGTGTATTAGGAGATGATTCAGAATGGATAGTTGGGGTACTACCATGACCTGATGTTTGAACGAGTGTCGTACTGCTAGGAGCTAAAGTTTGTACTTGATTTATGTGATTCTGCCCAATAAAAGAGCTCGTACCACCTTGTTGAGGACTAATTATTGGAATGGGAACAGAAGGCATTTTTGCACGAATAGCAGAATTACCCCTACCCCTAACTGAGGACTTGCCTCTCCCTCGAGTCATAtctacaaaaaaaaattacatgTAAGCAAATTAGAATCATAAATTGGTATAAGTCAAGAATTAAGTCCCTACAAACAGAAAATATTGGTATAAGTCAAGAATCAGACCAAAATTACTGTTATAAGTTATAAATTTAGGGAAATGAGTGCGAAGTTAGAcatcaaagaaaagaaataaatatagatatattcTTGCAGATAGCATTCAACTTAGATtacaacaaacaaaacacatagcaTTCAGCTTAGATTACAAACAAAACACAGTAAGATACATCAACATATTTTTAATTAACACACTAGTCACTATCTATTTCTTCCTCATCATCCtctctatcttcttcttcttcttcttcttcttcttcttcttcttcttcttcttcttcttcttcttcttcttcttcatcttcatgATCTAGCAACACTTCATCATCAACGTACTCATCCATTTCAATTAAATCCCCATTTGGATCATGTAAGAGTATATTTTCATCAACGACAATGTTCATATCTATCACATgatcttcaacttcttcaacttgGAAGGGGAGATTTGCATCTGAAATTGCCATCACTTCCTCATCGGGTAATTCAACAACATGCCGAGGTTTAATTTTCAATACAGCTAACCAATCCTCCTTGTCCTTTCTCTTGCTAGGATAAGGAACATAACACACTTGAGTTGCTTGCATTGCAAGAATAAAAGGTTCATATTTTTTTATATCGACGACGATGGTTAACATCCACCAATTTGTATTGATTATGCTTTTTAACACCAACATTCATCGTTCGGTCAAACCATTCACACTTGAATAATACAGTATTTTTTAAAGGTTCTTCACGGTATTCTACTTGTATAATCTCTTGTATCCGACCATAGTAGTCACCAACATTTGGATCCGATATACAAACTTCACTGTTCATTGTTGATCTTGCGCTACCATGACTTTCTGTGTGAAATTTATATCTATTAACAAAATACACTGAATGACATATCGCGCTTGTCAATGGTCCATGAGCAAGGCTACGCAAGAATGCATTCTTAATATGGTTGCTTCGGACCTATTTAAAAAATTGTGAGACTTAGTTAAATTTAACAAGTCAATTTATGTACATTATTGTATAAAAGTAAATTATTGTTGGAGGCTTACATATTGCTTGAACCATATAGAGAAATATGTTTCGAGATTCTCATCTATTTGATCCTGAGATAAATTCGTATATTCTTCTTGTAAACGTTCCACGTACATACTTCATTGCAACAAAATAAGTTAAAATTAGTGTTTCTGATATACGAATATTTCTTATATTAAGAAGGTATAACTTTCAAATGTTACCttacaaatggctcaacctctttaCAATTTAGTAGAATGTAAGTTTGGGCAGTCTTGATTTCTTCCAAGgataaactcttcttttttgcttctCCCGATAGTCGACCCGGATATGTAAATATTGATAAATTTCCTTTATGATCTTCCACAACACCACCATCATCATTCCGGTTCACATTATGATCACGTGTAATGACATGAGGTTCAAAATAATGAGAAAATAATTGTGTTGACTCTGTCATCA
This sequence is a window from Nicotiana sylvestris chromosome 3, ASM39365v2, whole genome shotgun sequence. Protein-coding genes within it:
- the LOC104220461 gene encoding uncharacterized protein — encoded protein: MQATQVCYVPYPSKRKDKEDWLAVLKIKPRHVVELPDEEVMAISDANLPFQVEEVEDHVIDMNIVVDENILLHDPNGDLIEMDEYVDDEVLLDHEDEEEEEEEEEEEEEEEEEEEEEEDREDDEEEIDNMTRGRGKSSVRGRGNSAIRAKMPSVPIPIISPQQGGTSSFIGQNHINQVQTLAPSSTTLVQTSGHGSTPTIHSESSPNTLDHSNSIGEGISTQSNTIGEGECTSSRGQQTLVTLAPTGLEPSGLCSSKIFKSFKHELDPNGINWKSVSDEIKNFYWGEFKKKFYWDSSIDSAVRSQWENKASIRYKDFISKMKAKKVRPRGVPVEVWESWDQLWKDPKCVEKSEINAKNRRGGRSGVSIGTHTGGSVSIGEYRKRLAVEKGRDPTPSELHLYVHTHGYDGKSFLDEKSRIVHVSGNITRTNTNSIWY